One window of the Diospyros lotus cultivar Yz01 chromosome 12, ASM1463336v1, whole genome shotgun sequence genome contains the following:
- the LOC127787441 gene encoding reticulon-like protein B1, giving the protein MADNEDSKMDKITEKLRSDNSSSSSSSDSEDEKMSPSETLKSKVYRIFGREKPVHKVLGGGKPADVFLWRNKKVSAGVLGGVTAIWVLFDLLEYHLLTLICHGLILALAVLFLWSNASTFINKSPPRIPEVDIPEEPVREFASALRVEINQALVFLRKIASGRDIKTFLGVIAGLWILSIIGSCCNFLTLVYIVFVLQFTVPMLYEKYEDQVDSFAEKAMHEIKKQYAVFDAKVLSKIPRGPLKDKKRA; this is encoded by the exons atggccgaCAACGAGGACTCGAAAATGGACAAGATAACCGAGAAGCTTCGCAGCGACAATTCCTCGTCGTCCTCCTCGTCGGATTCCGAAGACGAGAAGATGTCTCCGTCGGAGACCTTGAAATCCAAGGTTTACCGAATCTTCGGCCGAGAAAAGCCTGTCCACAAGGTCCTTGGTGGTGGCAAAC CTGCTGATGTTTTTCTGTGGAGGAACAAGAAGGTATCTGCTGGAGTCCTGGGTGGGGTCACTGCAATATGGGTGCTGTTTGATTTGCTTGAATACCATTTGCTTACTCTGATTTGCCATGGATTAATACTGGCCCTGGCTGTACTGTTCTTATGGTCTAATGCTAGCACCTTCATCAACAA GTCTCCTCCCCGCATTCCTGAAGTTGACATTCCTGAAGAGCCAGTTCGGGAATTTGCCTCTGCCCTCAGGGTTGAAATAAATCAGGCTCTTGTATTTCTGAGAAAAATTGCTTCAGGAAGAGATATTAAAACATTCCTCGGT GTGATTGCTGGCTTGTGGATTTTGTCAATCATTGGAAGCTGCTGCAACTTCTTGACTTTAGTTTACATAG TGTTTGTTCTACAATTTACCGTGCCTATGCTGTATGAGAAATACGAGGATCAAGTGGATTCTTTTGCTGAGAAAGCCATGCATGAGATCAAGAAGCAGTATGCAGTCTTTGATGCCAAGGTTTTGAGTAAGATCCCAAGAGGACCATTGAAAGACAAGAAGAGGGCTTGA